TCCCGGTGGCCGAGGACCGTGGCCAGCTGTTCCACATACGTCGCGAAGCGATGGGCTCGAGCCGTCTCGGATGTGCGCATACGCTGAGACTGCCAGCGTACCCCATGATTCCCCTAACTTTTCTAACACAGTAGTACTAGCCGCTTGACGAAGACGCGCGCGAGAGGGGACACTCTCGACGTGGACTTTTACGCGCGGCTGACGCGCACCTGCCTGGCCGTGGCGACCCTGGCGCTCCTCACGCCCGCGCCCGGCGCGCGCGCCGCCGACCCACAGGTCGGGCAGACGGTGGTCAAGAGCGGCCCCGCCGTGGCCAGCGACTTGTACGCCTTCGGCGGCGGGGTGGACATCCAGGCCGACGTGGAGGGCGACCTCGTCGCGGCCGGAGGCCGCGTCGTCACCGCCGGGCGCGTCGAAGGCAACCTCATCGTCGTCGCCGGCTCCGTCGTCGCCGGGGGCAACGTCCTCCGCAACGTGCGCACCGCCGGCGGCGCCGTCACGATCAGTGCGCACGTCGCGCGCAACCTGAACGCGGGCGGCGGCACGGTGGTCCTGACTCCCGAGGCGGTCATAGACGGGCGCGCGCGCCTGGTCGGCGGCGAGGTGCGCGTGGCCGGGACGATCGCGAAAACGCTGTACGCGGCGGGCGCCGTGATCGTACTGGCGGGAGAGTTCCAGGACGACGTCGAGCTGGTGGCCCAGGAGATCGAAGTGCTCCCGACGGCGCGCATCAAGGGCAGCCTGACCTACTGGAGCCCGCGGGACGCAAAGATCGACCGCAAGGCGAAGATCCAGGGCCGGGTCACCCACAACCTGCCGGAGCTGCCGCGCGCGCTGACGAGCACCGGGACGGCCCTCCTGACCGTCTCGCGCCTCCTCTTCATGGCGGGACTGATCGTCACGGGGGTCACCCTCTACCTGCTCTTCCCCGGCTTCACGATGCTCGCCTCGCACACCATCGGCTCGGACCCGGCCAAGAGTCTCAGCATCGGCCTCCTGCTCGTCGTCGCCATACCGGTGGCCGCGATCCTGACCATGCTCACGATTCTCGGCATCCCGCTCGGGTTCATCCTCTTCGTGGTCTACTTCGCAGCGCTGCTCGTGGGATTTCTTGTGACGGCATTCTTCCTGGGTGACGTCGGTGCCCGCGCCTTCCTCCGCCGCGGGCGGCGATCCAGGACCGCGCGGGCGCTGTGGTTCATCCTGGCCCTGGCCGTCCTCGGCCTCGTGAACCAGCTGCCGTTCGTCGGCGGAGTCGTCATGGCGGCGGCGGTGCTGGTGGGGCTGGGCGCGATGAGCCTGCACGTCTGGCGCCACTGGGGCGACCCCGAGACGGCGGGCGGAGACGCCTAGCGCGGCGCGCATTGGCCCAAACACATTGACACCAAAGGTTTTTTGGACTATTCTCCATTAGTGGAATTGGCGATTCCCTCCCCCTCCACTGACTGGCAGAGGCCCCTATGATCCGCAGCATGACCGGGTATGGCCACGCCGAAGTCGCCGGGGTCCGCCTGAGCCTGTCTGTGGAGTGCAAGTCGCTCAACCACCGCCACCTCGACATCGCGCTGCGTCTGCCGCGCGGCCTCTCGGCGCTGGAGCTCGACGCGCGGCGCGTGATCCAGGGCGCGGTCCAGCGCGGCCGGGTCGAGGTCAGCGTGGCCGTGGCGCCGCTCGACGGCGCGCCCTCGGCTGACCTCACGATCAACATGGCGCAGGCGCGCGCGTACATCGATATGGCCCGCAGGGCCGGCGACGAGCTCAACCTGGGCGGGATCCCGACGCTCCAGTGGATGCTCGAGCAGCCGGGCGTCATCACGCGTGAAGAGCAGGCGCCGCTGTCTCCCGACGAGTGGTGGCCGCTTCTCCACGACGGGCTCGCCAAGGCGCTCGGGGAGCTCCGCGCGCGGCGGGACACGGAGGGCGCGGCCCTCGACAAGGAGCTGCGCGCGCTGTTGGCGGCCATGGGCGAGCAGGTGGGCGTGATGGGCACCCGCGGGCCGGCGGCGACCGAGCGCAAGCAGCAGCGGCTCCGCGAGCGCATCCAGGCTCTGCTCGGCTCGACACCGCTCGACGAGGGGCGCCTCGCCACCGAGGTCGCGATGTGGGCGGAGAAGAGCGATATCACGGAGGAGCTCGCTCGGCTCCGGGCGCACATGGACGAGTTCGCGCGGCTGCTCGACGAGGGCGGCGCCGTGGGGCGCACGCTAGACTTCCTGATCCAGGAGATGAACCGCGAGGTGAACACGGTCGGCTCCAAGGCGGACGACCTCGAGCTGTCGCAGGCCGCCATCGCCGCCAAGTCCACCCTCGAAAAACTGCGCGAGCAAGCGCAGAACATCGAATGATGACCTTTCGAGCCGAAACGCTGCCGACGAGCCGCAGGCGTGGCGGTTCGAGCCGAAGGGCGAAGCCGTGAGGCGAGGGCTGAGTGAATCAACGGTGAGGCGAGAGCTGAGATACATGGGGCTGAAATGGAACTGATCAAGCGGCGCGGCGCGCTGGTCGTGGTTTCGGCTCCCTCGGGGGCCGGCAAGACCACGCTCTGTCACGAGGTGCGCCGCCTGGTGCCGGACCTCTTCTACTCGGTCTCGCACACGACGCGCCTGCCGCGGCCGGGCGAGGTCAACGGCACCGACTTCCACTTCGTGAGCGAGGCCGAGTTCCTCGACATGCGCGACCGGGACGAGTTCGCGGAGTGGGCGGAGGTTCACAGCAACTACTACGGCACGCCGGTGAAGGCGCTCGAGGGCGCGCTCAGCCA
This genomic stretch from Candidatus Methylomirabilota bacterium harbors:
- a CDS encoding YicC/YloC family endoribonuclease, producing the protein MIRSMTGYGHAEVAGVRLSLSVECKSLNHRHLDIALRLPRGLSALELDARRVIQGAVQRGRVEVSVAVAPLDGAPSADLTINMAQARAYIDMARRAGDELNLGGIPTLQWMLEQPGVITREEQAPLSPDEWWPLLHDGLAKALGELRARRDTEGAALDKELRALLAAMGEQVGVMGTRGPAATERKQQRLRERIQALLGSTPLDEGRLATEVAMWAEKSDITEELARLRAHMDEFARLLDEGGAVGRTLDFLIQEMNREVNTVGSKADDLELSQAAIAAKSTLEKLREQAQNIE